One window of Alkaliphilus metalliredigens QYMF genomic DNA carries:
- a CDS encoding DUF1858 domain-containing protein — protein MEKITKDTLIGNALKINPNSASILMSFGMGCLGCPSSQMETIEQAAAVHGIDAEALLEKLNA, from the coding sequence ATGGAAAAAATTACAAAAGATACATTAATCGGTAACGCTTTAAAAATCAATCCTAATTCAGCATCCATTTTAATGTCCTTTGGTATGGGATGCTTGGGTTGTCCTTCATCTCAAATGGAGACAATAGAGCAAGCAGCTGCGGTGCATGGAATTGACGCCGAGGCATTACTTGAAAAATTAAACGCCTAA
- the cooS gene encoding anaerobic carbon-monoxide dehydrogenase catalytic subunit: protein MSDKDVQNSYQRSAERMRGDQKTFSADLTDADYNDPSLHKDAHDKAQVDYEGIEKSPSMEEVHKWQREHIKKDDQSKEGYPLNTIIDPAMREMYQVVHNAGMSNVFDRFSEQQPTQCKFCIEGLSCQLCANGPCRISKKAPRGVCGVDAHTMVARNFVYRHVTIGTSANIFHCHQAARTLKAAGEHPESGLKIRDPEKLKKYADMAGLDANQPIDKLAVTFAQWVMDDIHLPHHVESKAVEAFAPTKRKKLWRELGLFPGGGYSEVAYAQTQCMTNFNSDPVEFLLRSVRLGVANEYQGLFLLNIVQEILMGTQEIAMKKQNMGLLKKNQINVVTNGHMPLLAHVAIDIASTDEWQQKAKDAGADGIKIFGHVCEGQQLINYEGMHNQSAYGGQEGEWLSQEYLLATGVVDLFMFDYNCTVPTMPIFAKKFGTKLLSTHPVIKLQGTETLDFVPEKMKEQAVKALDMAIESFKERKQANRKTYIPPHVSDCMVGFSTESVRNALGGSFDPLIEQIANGNIRGIATIVGCTTARYGQGGSNIFKITKGLIENNILVLSGGCTSSVMEYTGLTNPKASEECGEGLKAVCEKLGIPPVLTYGACVDIGKMTQTAVELADALDVDTNMLPLVIGAPEYLEQKAVADACTAVALGWLVHVAPVPSITGSDLVVKTLTETTETLGLGKVVVEMDAEKTIQIYVDHIEKKRKELGLN from the coding sequence GTGTCAGATAAAGATGTACAAAATTCTTATCAAAGAAGTGCTGAACGGATGAGAGGGGATCAAAAGACATTTTCAGCAGATTTGACAGATGCAGACTATAATGATCCTAGTTTGCATAAGGACGCTCATGATAAGGCTCAGGTTGATTATGAAGGAATTGAAAAATCACCATCAATGGAAGAGGTCCACAAGTGGCAAAGAGAGCATATTAAAAAGGATGATCAGTCAAAGGAAGGCTACCCTTTAAACACCATCATTGATCCTGCCATGAGAGAGATGTATCAAGTTGTACATAATGCTGGAATGAGTAATGTATTCGATCGTTTCAGTGAGCAACAGCCAACCCAATGTAAGTTTTGTATTGAAGGCCTGTCCTGTCAGCTCTGTGCCAATGGCCCTTGTCGGATTAGTAAAAAGGCCCCTAGGGGTGTCTGTGGCGTGGATGCTCACACAATGGTGGCGAGAAACTTTGTATACCGTCATGTAACCATTGGTACATCAGCAAATATTTTTCATTGCCATCAAGCTGCCCGTACATTAAAGGCTGCAGGAGAGCATCCAGAGAGTGGGTTAAAGATTCGTGACCCAGAAAAATTGAAAAAGTATGCTGATATGGCTGGACTCGATGCGAATCAACCAATTGATAAGCTGGCAGTTACATTTGCACAGTGGGTAATGGATGACATCCACTTGCCTCATCATGTGGAATCTAAGGCAGTTGAAGCCTTTGCACCTACGAAGCGAAAGAAACTTTGGAGAGAACTGGGGTTATTCCCAGGAGGCGGATATAGTGAGGTTGCCTATGCCCAAACCCAATGTATGACCAACTTTAACTCAGACCCTGTGGAGTTTCTACTGAGAAGTGTACGTTTGGGTGTTGCCAATGAGTACCAAGGATTATTCCTACTAAATATTGTGCAGGAAATATTAATGGGAACCCAGGAGATTGCAATGAAGAAACAGAATATGGGATTATTAAAGAAAAATCAAATTAATGTTGTGACCAATGGGCATATGCCTTTACTTGCCCATGTGGCCATCGACATCGCCTCAACCGATGAATGGCAACAGAAGGCAAAGGATGCTGGTGCGGATGGCATCAAAATATTTGGACATGTATGTGAAGGGCAACAGCTCATCAATTATGAAGGAATGCATAACCAAAGCGCCTATGGGGGACAAGAAGGAGAATGGCTATCCCAAGAATACCTATTGGCTACTGGTGTGGTAGATCTGTTTATGTTTGATTATAATTGTACTGTACCGACGATGCCTATATTTGCGAAAAAGTTTGGGACAAAGCTATTGAGTACACATCCTGTTATAAAATTGCAAGGAACCGAGACTTTGGACTTTGTGCCTGAAAAGATGAAGGAACAAGCTGTGAAGGCACTGGATATGGCAATCGAATCCTTTAAAGAAAGAAAGCAGGCTAATCGTAAAACCTATATTCCGCCCCATGTGTCAGATTGTATGGTTGGATTTAGTACGGAGTCAGTACGAAATGCCCTTGGCGGAAGCTTTGACCCATTAATTGAACAGATTGCAAACGGAAATATAAGAGGTATTGCCACCATTGTAGGTTGTACCACAGCGAGATATGGCCAGGGTGGAAGTAATATTTTTAAGATTACCAAGGGCTTAATTGAAAACAATATTTTAGTCCTCTCTGGTGGATGTACTTCTAGTGTAATGGAGTATACGGGATTAACAAACCCCAAGGCATCTGAAGAGTGTGGAGAGGGATTGAAGGCTGTTTGCGAGAAACTAGGCATTCCACCGGTATTAACCTATGGAGCCTGTGTGGATATTGGAAAGATGACTCAAACTGCAGTTGAATTAGCTGATGCACTTGATGTTGATACCAATATGCTTCCTCTTGTTATTGGGGCACCTGAATATTTAGAGCAAAAAGCTGTGGCTGATGCATGTACTGCTGTTGCCTTAGGATGGTTAGTTCATGTGGCGCCTGTTCCTTCTATTACAGGTAGTGATCTAGTAGTGAAAACATTAACCGAAACAACTGAGACCCTAGGACTTGGAAAAGTAGTGGTGGAAATGGATGCAGAGAAAACAATACAGATTTATGTGGATCATATTGAAAAGAAACGAAAGGAATTAGGGTTAAATTAA
- a CDS encoding DUF1622 domain-containing protein has protein sequence MILEHFMEIAVPYAIHLLEAMGIFVILFTALKAFAQYAVQTFNFTDDTIKIELAKSLALGLEFKLAGEILKTVTIRDLSEVYVLAAIIALRVILTFVIHWEIESDIKHCNEFKNLKESQDPKKTFRLLKGRVNQH, from the coding sequence ATGATCTTGGAGCACTTTATGGAAATTGCCGTTCCTTACGCAATTCATTTATTAGAAGCAATGGGCATCTTTGTTATTCTATTTACAGCTTTAAAGGCCTTTGCCCAATATGCAGTACAAACCTTTAACTTTACCGATGATACAATAAAGATTGAATTAGCCAAGTCCTTAGCCTTGGGTTTAGAATTTAAGCTAGCCGGTGAGATCCTAAAGACAGTCACCATTAGAGACCTAAGCGAAGTCTATGTCTTAGCTGCAATTATCGCCCTTAGGGTCATTTTAACCTTTGTCATCCACTGGGAGATCGAGTCTGACATCAAGCATTGTAATGAGTTTAAGAATTTAAAGGAATCTCAAGACCCAAAGAAAACCTTTCGTCTCTTAAAGGGACGCGTTAATCAACATTGA
- a CDS encoding class I SAM-dependent methyltransferase, whose amino-acid sequence MTFYEEFSKYYDFIFPTGEAQVNLIIKHIPENKRNVLDVACGTGNYAIALAKKNIEVSAVDLDEKMIQETISKSHENNVHVDANTGDMTALNEVFPHEKFGSIFCIGNSLVHLTKLVDMEEALRQMYHLLEEEGSLILQIINYDRILKYDINGLPTIDNKEAGVKFIRRYEPNQRVGLINFNTELIINDGEAQRVYRNSVPLYLLQQEQLEGLLRVVGFRDMNFFGSFKEEPYSQEAYATVVVAKK is encoded by the coding sequence ATGACCTTTTATGAAGAGTTTAGCAAATACTATGATTTTATTTTTCCCACTGGAGAAGCGCAGGTAAATCTGATTATAAAGCATATACCTGAAAATAAAAGAAATGTATTGGACGTAGCCTGTGGTACAGGAAACTATGCAATTGCCTTGGCTAAAAAGAATATAGAGGTATCAGCTGTTGACTTAGATGAGAAAATGATTCAGGAGACCATAAGCAAATCTCATGAAAACAATGTGCATGTAGATGCAAATACTGGGGATATGACTGCATTAAATGAAGTCTTTCCACATGAAAAATTTGGTTCGATTTTTTGTATTGGGAATTCATTAGTACATTTAACCAAGCTTGTGGATATGGAGGAAGCTCTGAGACAAATGTATCATTTGTTAGAGGAAGAAGGGAGTCTGATTCTACAAATTATTAACTATGACCGCATTCTAAAATATGATATTAATGGTCTACCCACCATTGACAATAAGGAAGCTGGGGTCAAATTTATTAGAAGGTATGAGCCGAATCAACGTGTAGGACTCATTAATTTTAATACGGAATTAATCATCAATGATGGAGAGGCACAACGAGTCTATCGGAACTCAGTACCATTATATCTATTACAACAAGAACAGCTTGAAGGACTTTTAAGAGTCGTAGGCTTTCGGGATATGAATTTCTTTGGAAGTTTTAAGGAAGAACCCTACAGTCAAGAAGCCTATGCAACAGTTGTCGTTGCAAAAAAATAA
- a CDS encoding Crp/Fnr family transcriptional regulator produces the protein MKDTTIDILRKVPAFSKLKEEALKKIANMTIERNVRKGSIIFMDGDPGEAFYFVKSGKIKVYKTTADGRELIFTILSQGDVFAEVTLFNDIPYPASTEVLEDASIGMIRNQDLEELIRGDADIALQIIKVFSKKLFASQQKVKELALGDTYMRTALTILKLGEEHGVESAAGIEIELNISRQELANMIGTARETVSRALSQFKKEGALEVQGKKIIIQDIKKLRSWVQ, from the coding sequence ATGAAAGACACCACGATAGATATATTGAGAAAAGTGCCTGCTTTTTCTAAATTAAAAGAAGAGGCTTTAAAAAAGATTGCAAATATGACCATTGAAAGAAATGTTAGAAAGGGATCCATTATTTTTATGGATGGAGATCCAGGTGAGGCATTTTACTTTGTTAAATCAGGAAAGATAAAGGTATATAAAACCACTGCGGATGGAAGAGAATTAATCTTTACGATTTTATCCCAGGGAGATGTATTTGCTGAAGTTACCTTATTTAATGACATACCCTACCCTGCCTCTACGGAAGTATTGGAAGATGCTAGTATAGGAATGATTCGAAACCAAGACCTTGAAGAACTGATTCGAGGAGATGCAGATATTGCGCTTCAGATCATTAAAGTTTTTAGTAAGAAACTGTTTGCTTCCCAACAAAAGGTGAAGGAATTGGCTTTAGGAGATACCTATATGCGAACTGCTCTAACCATATTAAAGCTAGGGGAGGAGCATGGTGTAGAAAGCGCGGCGGGAATTGAAATTGAATTGAATATTTCCCGTCAGGAACTGGCAAATATGATTGGCACAGCAAGAGAAACAGTGAGTAGAGCATTGAGTCAATTTAAAAAGGAAGGGGCTCTGGAAGTTCAAGGTAAGAAGATTATTATACAGGATATTAAAAAGTTAAGGAGCTGGGTTCAGTAA
- a CDS encoding metal-sensitive transcriptional regulator has translation MQNKQREVAQLEEKEVKKDIVNRLRTIKGHIQGIEKMIEEDKECEDILLQITAVKSSVDRVGQLIIENHSKECLLKDNISSDEIDKVLKTILKFMK, from the coding sequence TTGCAAAATAAACAAAGGGAAGTGGCGCAATTGGAAGAAAAGGAAGTAAAGAAGGATATCGTTAATCGATTAAGAACCATTAAAGGTCATATACAAGGGATTGAAAAGATGATTGAAGAAGACAAGGAATGTGAAGACATACTGTTACAAATTACAGCGGTAAAGTCCTCCGTCGATCGGGTAGGACAACTGATCATTGAAAATCACTCCAAAGAATGCTTGTTAAAGGATAACATTAGCTCTGATGAAATTGATAAAGTATTAAAGACGATTTTAAAGTTTATGAAATAA
- a CDS encoding folate family ECF transporter S component, whose amino-acid sequence MKFNTRKLVTLSLLMALTIVFTRIASIRIPFGGVEGVRVGFGSLPILLAGILFGPISGFIVGALGDLIGYFLNPMGAYMPHFTLSAGLSGFIPGSIYYFTFRPKSNIHFSSKLQVSRPSFWLIFISILIGQVTISLLLIPYFLSALFSIPYELTIIPRTITQLISIPIFSWVIWIISNKTNIFDYVKSK is encoded by the coding sequence ATGAAATTTAACACAAGGAAACTCGTTACCCTTTCTTTGTTAATGGCTTTAACAATTGTTTTTACTCGTATTGCAAGTATTAGAATCCCCTTCGGTGGTGTTGAAGGAGTCCGTGTGGGCTTCGGGTCCCTACCGATTTTACTAGCTGGAATACTATTTGGTCCTATAAGCGGATTCATTGTGGGAGCATTAGGAGATCTGATTGGATACTTTTTAAATCCCATGGGAGCTTATATGCCTCATTTTACATTGTCAGCAGGTTTATCGGGTTTCATACCTGGATCGATTTATTATTTTACTTTTAGACCCAAATCCAATATTCATTTTTCATCAAAGCTCCAAGTGTCGCGACCTTCATTTTGGTTGATTTTTATATCCATATTAATTGGACAAGTGACTATATCTCTCTTACTTATTCCTTATTTTTTAAGTGCTTTATTTAGTATTCCTTATGAGTTAACAATCATTCCACGGACCATTACACAACTAATCAGTATTCCCATTTTCTCATGGGTCATTTGGATCATAAGTAACAAAACCAATATCTTTGACTATGTGAAATCAAAATAG
- a CDS encoding D-glycero-alpha-D-manno-heptose-1,7-bisphosphate 7-phosphatase: MRKAIFFDRDGVLNDNETHVNQPKDLILYDGVKEGLRKAYEAGYDLFVVTNQGGIELGHLTDEDLKKIHTHLEEEVKDYCHFKEIMYCPYFKTDSEDRKPRPGMILKLADKYDIDLKKSWMVGDRDTDITAGLEAGCRTAKIGRVDPRAQINEANLSDRNKKRKVDLEAVVKEILKEC, encoded by the coding sequence ATGAGGAAAGCAATTTTTTTTGATCGGGACGGCGTCTTAAATGACAATGAAACACATGTTAATCAGCCAAAGGATTTAATACTATATGATGGTGTAAAGGAAGGGTTACGAAAAGCCTATGAGGCAGGATATGATTTGTTTGTTGTAACAAATCAAGGGGGAATTGAATTAGGGCATCTCACTGATGAAGACTTAAAGAAGATACATACTCATCTAGAGGAAGAGGTCAAAGACTACTGTCACTTTAAAGAGATCATGTATTGTCCTTATTTCAAAACGGATAGTGAAGATCGGAAGCCGAGACCAGGAATGATCTTGAAGTTAGCGGATAAATATGATATCGATTTGAAAAAGAGCTGGATGGTGGGAGATCGTGATACCGATATAACCGCAGGACTCGAGGCTGGATGTCGAACAGCGAAAATTGGCAGAGTAGATCCACGAGCACAGATCAATGAAGCTAATTTATCGGATCGAAATAAAAAGAGAAAAGTTGATTTAGAGGCGGTAGTGAAAGAAATATTAAAAGAATGTTAA
- a CDS encoding glutaredoxin family protein → MAKEIIVYTSNTUPHCHTAKEFLSEKGVEFTEKNVQEDPSARKELMKHKIMAVPVIQIDGEMIVGFDPDKIEGML, encoded by the coding sequence ATGGCAAAGGAAATTATTGTTTATACCAGCAACACATGACCGCACTGTCATACAGCGAAGGAGTTTCTTTCGGAAAAAGGTGTTGAATTTACTGAAAAAAATGTTCAAGAGGATCCATCTGCAAGAAAAGAATTAATGAAGCATAAAATTATGGCTGTTCCCGTGATCCAAATTGATGGAGAAATGATTGTTGGTTTCGACCCAGATAAAATTGAAGGTATGCTATAA
- a CDS encoding CAP domain-containing protein, which translates to MKNKFSISIVFFVLLFLISSCRGTSEEPMATKQSSIFKEAEVSRVIVQSNSLIVHSGNSTDFPMIKEVSQDTVLSVIGKSDDWYIVILDSGQVGCVSQIHVSPYIEAPDTSMNSSLREKIAPNEQRMFDLVNQERIKHNLSPLELDLELTRVARLKSQDMIDDNYFNHYSPSYGSPFEMLEKFGVQYIYAGENLAGNHSVETAHTSLMDSPTHRENILNPNFTNVGIGIREGGPYGKMFTQMFVGR; encoded by the coding sequence TTGAAAAATAAGTTTTCTATATCCATTGTTTTTTTTGTACTTTTATTCTTAATCAGTAGCTGTAGAGGGACATCTGAGGAACCCATGGCCACTAAGCAATCTTCTATTTTTAAAGAAGCTGAAGTGAGTAGAGTGATTGTTCAATCCAACTCATTAATTGTCCATTCTGGAAACAGTACTGATTTCCCAATGATCAAAGAAGTATCCCAAGATACAGTCCTAAGTGTGATTGGCAAATCAGACGATTGGTATATTGTCATACTAGATAGTGGACAAGTTGGTTGTGTTTCACAAATACATGTATCTCCTTATATTGAAGCTCCTGATACTTCAATGAATTCATCTTTAAGGGAAAAAATTGCACCTAACGAACAAAGAATGTTTGACTTAGTTAACCAAGAACGTATTAAGCACAATCTATCACCCCTAGAACTAGATTTAGAGCTTACCCGTGTGGCACGATTGAAATCTCAGGATATGATTGATGATAACTACTTTAATCATTATTCACCCAGTTATGGCAGTCCCTTTGAGATGCTAGAAAAGTTTGGAGTACAGTACATTTATGCTGGGGAAAATTTAGCTGGCAATCATTCTGTAGAAACAGCTCATACATCCTTAATGGATTCACCTACCCATAGGGAAAATATATTAAATCCTAATTTCACAAATGTTGGTATCGGCATCAGAGAAGGAGGTCCCTATGGTAAAATGTTCACACAAATGTTTGTGGGACGATAA
- a CDS encoding heme NO-binding domain-containing protein, producing the protein MKGTVVSTWLQSLRDLFDHDVVDRAVESIGWSKERMITPLEDIKDEEIFSIFDYISKETNEPVDTIWRKVGKQNIYSFQKWFPSYFERHSLKGFLLMMDDVHAQLTKMIKGANPPRLIAEEISGKEIEITYISHRGLFDYFLGLLEGSAAYFNEKLTHQKLDSGTTDDGRQFMKVRIQLEKSPDQIIRPRFTKLMGFGVIQSLPLKLSLFPSLTLLITLALLPQITWFTTLFVTGITFFSSLLVASLVTGPLNILQAELEKLQNHDFASKTTVKTGDTIENLVDALNHTKLVLKKDFLFLKGGNDDMSNFVQEFSVISQNMKQLSDSISDVVNEVALGATNQAEETESSVFVLDQYITALNQIVTKETEGKDQLKQSTYKLQSSFNDIQTVTKDINQVRNNFSTVNEKGQELSTQVSKILEISSTVEFIADQTNLLALNAAIEAARAGEAGRGFSVVAEEIRKLAENSKQAVGEINENLAFFIQQIEGFVGDIQNQYGQLASSNETLEKVTAENHTSTEEIVSVSDMIVKLIDELSSETNRLSAVVENIHALAAIAEENSAASEEMNANVTQYSEKVKDLSDNIQLLEILTGNFKSELKKYEI; encoded by the coding sequence ATGAAAGGTACAGTTGTTTCCACTTGGCTCCAAAGCCTACGGGATTTATTTGATCATGATGTAGTTGACCGCGCAGTGGAGTCCATCGGCTGGAGTAAGGAGCGAATGATTACACCTCTTGAGGATATTAAGGATGAGGAAATTTTTTCGATTTTCGATTATATTTCCAAGGAGACCAACGAACCAGTTGATACAATCTGGCGTAAAGTAGGTAAACAAAATATTTATTCCTTCCAGAAATGGTTTCCTTCTTATTTTGAACGACATAGTTTAAAGGGATTTCTTCTAATGATGGACGATGTCCATGCACAATTAACAAAAATGATCAAAGGTGCCAATCCGCCTCGCCTAATCGCCGAAGAAATAAGTGGAAAAGAAATTGAGATCACTTACATATCCCATCGTGGACTCTTTGATTACTTCCTAGGGCTATTAGAAGGTAGCGCTGCTTATTTCAACGAAAAACTCACACATCAAAAATTAGATTCAGGCACTACCGATGATGGACGACAATTTATGAAGGTAAGGATTCAACTTGAGAAATCACCTGATCAAATTATTCGACCAAGATTTACAAAGCTGATGGGTTTTGGAGTGATCCAGAGTTTACCTCTAAAGCTCAGTCTTTTCCCGTCATTAACTTTGTTGATTACCTTGGCTTTGCTACCCCAGATAACATGGTTTACTACGTTATTTGTTACAGGCATTACATTCTTTTCAAGCTTGTTAGTAGCCTCCTTAGTTACAGGACCTCTCAACATTTTACAGGCTGAATTAGAGAAACTTCAAAATCATGACTTTGCAAGCAAAACAACCGTGAAAACTGGAGATACAATCGAAAACCTTGTGGACGCACTCAATCATACCAAACTGGTTTTAAAGAAGGATTTCTTGTTTTTAAAGGGTGGCAATGACGATATGAGCAACTTTGTTCAAGAATTTTCAGTCATCTCTCAAAACATGAAACAGCTTTCTGATTCCATATCTGATGTCGTCAATGAAGTTGCCTTAGGCGCTACCAATCAAGCAGAAGAGACTGAGAGTTCGGTATTCGTCTTAGACCAATACATTACAGCACTAAATCAGATCGTCACTAAGGAGACCGAAGGCAAAGACCAGTTAAAGCAATCCACCTATAAGCTTCAAAGCTCTTTTAATGATATTCAAACTGTCACAAAGGACATTAATCAAGTCAGGAATAACTTTAGTACTGTTAATGAGAAGGGACAGGAATTATCTACTCAGGTATCTAAAATTCTAGAAATTAGTAGTACTGTAGAATTCATTGCCGATCAAACAAACCTGTTGGCATTAAATGCCGCCATTGAAGCTGCACGTGCTGGAGAAGCCGGTCGTGGATTTTCCGTTGTGGCTGAAGAGATTCGTAAACTAGCTGAAAATTCTAAGCAGGCGGTTGGTGAAATCAATGAAAACCTAGCATTCTTCATTCAACAGATCGAAGGGTTTGTAGGGGACATTCAGAATCAATATGGTCAATTGGCTTCTAGTAATGAAACCCTAGAAAAAGTAACTGCGGAAAACCATACTTCAACCGAGGAAATTGTTTCTGTTTCAGATATGATCGTAAAACTCATTGATGAGTTATCCTCTGAGACCAATCGCTTATCAGCTGTTGTTGAAAACATTCATGCCTTAGCGGCCATTGCTGAAGAAAATTCAGCTGCATCAGAGGAAATGAATGCCAATGTCACCCAGTATTCTGAAAAAGTTAAGGATCTATCAGATAACATTCAACTACTTGAAATACTCACTGGGAACTTTAAAAGTGAACTGAAAAAATACGAGATCTAA
- the panB gene encoding 3-methyl-2-oxobutanoate hydroxymethyltransferase — protein MAKKKSILDLMKMKKAEEQVAWVTAYDFPTASFAEQAGMEMILVGDSLGMVVLGYQGTIPVTMEDCISHCQAVRRGAPNTWVIGDMPFGSYQVSDEDAVRNAVRFMKEADVDCIKLEGGDRVKSRIRAITDAGIPVMGHIGLTPQSSGQLGGFKAQGRRVDNARVLIQDALVVQEAGAFSLLVEAVPPEVTKFIADKLDIPVYSIGAGPCDGQLVISGDMLGKFQAFTPKFIKKYANVAEVETNAFKEYVAEVKAGQFPTDDHVYHILDTQEEFEKLFQEFK, from the coding sequence ATGGCAAAAAAGAAGAGTATATTGGACTTAATGAAGATGAAAAAGGCGGAGGAGCAGGTTGCATGGGTCACTGCATATGATTTTCCCACGGCATCCTTTGCAGAGCAAGCAGGCATGGAAATGATATTAGTGGGAGATTCACTAGGTATGGTTGTTTTAGGATACCAAGGAACGATTCCAGTAACAATGGAAGACTGTATTTCCCATTGTCAAGCTGTACGAAGAGGAGCTCCCAATACTTGGGTAATTGGAGATATGCCTTTTGGATCCTACCAAGTATCCGATGAAGACGCCGTAAGAAATGCAGTTCGTTTTATGAAGGAAGCGGATGTAGATTGTATTAAGCTAGAGGGGGGAGACCGAGTTAAAAGTCGTATTAGGGCAATTACTGATGCAGGGATTCCAGTAATGGGACATATTGGACTCACACCTCAAAGTTCTGGTCAACTAGGTGGATTTAAAGCCCAGGGTAGACGAGTCGACAATGCCAGGGTTTTAATCCAAGATGCTTTGGTTGTTCAGGAGGCAGGTGCTTTTTCATTATTAGTAGAAGCCGTACCGCCAGAGGTAACCAAGTTTATAGCTGATAAATTAGACATCCCTGTTTACTCCATAGGTGCAGGACCCTGTGATGGACAGCTGGTCATTAGTGGAGATATGCTAGGAAAGTTCCAAGCATTTACACCAAAGTTTATCAAAAAATATGCTAATGTAGCAGAAGTAGAAACAAATGCATTTAAAGAGTACGTAGCAGAAGTAAAAGCTGGTCAGTTCCCAACAGATGATCATGTGTATCACATACTAGACACCCAAGAAGAGTTTGAAAAGCTATTCCAAGAATTTAAGTAA